From the Gemmatimonadaceae bacterium genome, the window CGACTGGGCGCTTCGCCGCGACCCACCGCCGGCTGAATGCCGATGGCCTCGCCGGTGCGCACATCATGGCGCACCATGCCGCCGCCCTGGCTTTCCGCATACACGGTGAAGGGATCTTCCGGATCGACGCGCGACACGAAGCCATCACCACCCGTGGTCACAAACCAGTCGGTGTTGAGAATGCCGTTGTTGCTGCGGTTGGCCGCCGGACCGCAGAGTGAGGCGTTGTCCTGCGTGCCGCCGCACACCATGTAGAACGGCGCGTTGTTGCTCACATCCACATCGTAGAACTGCGTGATGGGGAGGTTGGCGAAGAAGATCCAGTTCTTGCCGCCATCCCACGTCTGATACAGGCCACCGTCATTACCGTTCACGTAGTGATCGGGGAAACGTGGGTCCACCCAGATCACGTGATTGTCCACGTGCTTGGTCCGTTCGCCGAGGTTGCGCCATGTGGCGCCGCCGTCGTCGCTCACCTGGTTTTGCACGTCCACCGCGTACAGCCGTTGCACGTTGAACGGGTCGGCGAAAATAGTGGCGTAGTACATGGGCTGCGCCGAGTAGGGCGAGCGCTTCTCCCAGGTGATGCCGTTGTCGACGGAGCGGAACATGCCGCCGTCGCCGGGTGTGCTTTCGACCGTGGCGTACACCACGTCAGGATCCTTCGGCGACATGGCGAGACCAATGCGTCCCAGCGCGCCAGAGGGCAGGCCCGTGGTGATCTTCCTCCAGCTCTTGCCGGCGTCGGTGGAACGATAGAGCGCGCTTTCCGGTCCGCCATTGATGAGCGTGTAGAAATGCCGGCGGCGCTGCCACGTGGCGGCGATGAGCACGTCGGGGTTGCGCGGGTCCATCACGACATCGGTGACGCCCGTACGCTCGGTAACCGCGATGAGGGAGGTCCACGTCTTGCCGCCATCGGTGGTCTTGTAGAGTCCACGGTCACCGCCGTCGGCCCACAGTGGCCCCTGCGCGGCGACATACACCACGTCGCTGTTGCGCGGGTCAATGAGAATGCGCGCAATGTGCTCGGACTTCTCCAGTCCCATGCGCTTCCAGTTCTTGCCGGCGTCGTCGGAGCGATACACGCCGTCGCCATAGGCGACGCTGCGCTGCGAGTTGTTCTCGCCAGTGCCTACCCATACGGTATTGGGCTGGCGCTGGTCGAGTACCACGGTGCCAATGGAATACGACGACTGCTTGTCGAAAATGGGTGCCCAGGTGGCGCCGCCGTTGTCGGTCTTGAACACGCCGCCCGAGGCAACGCCCACGTACATGATGCCCGGATTGACCGGATGCACGGCGATGCTGGAGATGCGCCCGCCGGTGACCGCGGGGCCAATGAGGCGTGGTTTGAGCAATGCGCTGAGCGCGCCGGAGATGCCGCGCGCGGCGGTGGTGTCGCCTTCAGCGCGCGTGGTATCCGGCTTGGTGTCGCGCTTGGTGGTGTCGGGGCGCGACGCCGTCGTTGGCTTGGTCGTCGCGACGGTGGGTTTCCGTGCGGCGGGCGGTGTCGATTGTTGTGCAACAACCGGTGTGTTGCTCAAAGAGAGCAGCGCGACGGAAACGATGAAGATATGGCGCATCGGGAGGGACTCTGAGAGGGCGGTAACGGGATCGCGACCAACCTGAACGATCGCCCGTGGCCTGACGGCGCGCCAGACATGACGCCCCGCGACGTGCGCGGTGCGTACCGTGTGCGCGTGATGCACTGGACAGCGGTCTCAGGGCTCACCAGTATCAAGTGTCCGGATATCTGTTGGCGCCGGTGGCAACGCGGCAGTAAGCGGCCGCCTGGAGTGGCAAGGAGGTTCCATGGCGAACTGGACGACGACGTCGGCGATGGCCGTT encodes:
- a CDS encoding glycosyl hydrolase gives rise to the protein MRHIFIVSVALLSLSNTPVVAQQSTPPAARKPTVATTKPTTASRPDTTKRDTKPDTTRAEGDTTAARGISGALSALLKPRLIGPAVTGGRISSIAVHPVNPGIMYVGVASGGVFKTDNGGATWAPIFDKQSSYSIGTVVLDQRQPNTVWVGTGENNSQRSVAYGDGVYRSDDAGKNWKRMGLEKSEHIARILIDPRNSDVVYVAAQGPLWADGGDRGLYKTTDGGKTWTSLIAVTERTGVTDVVMDPRNPDVLIAATWQRRRHFYTLINGGPESALYRSTDAGKSWRKITTGLPSGALGRIGLAMSPKDPDVVYATVESTPGDGGMFRSVDNGITWEKRSPYSAQPMYYATIFADPFNVQRLYAVDVQNQVSDDGGATWRNLGERTKHVDNHVIWVDPRFPDHYVNGNDGGLYQTWDGGKNWIFFANLPITQFYDVDVSNNAPFYMVCGGTQDNASLCGPAANRSNNGILNTDWFVTTGGDGFVSRVDPEDPFTVYAESQGGGMVRHDVRTGEAIGIQPAVGRGEAPSRFNWDTPIIISPFSHTRLYTASQRLYRSDDRGNSWKPISADLTRQVDRNAMPVMGKVWGPDAIAKNQSTAFYSNISQIAESQKQEGLLFVGTDDGLIQITEDGGTNWRKSDSVPGVPGNAYVQRLITSRHAAKTVFAAFNNHQNGDFSPYLFKSTDAGKQWVSITGDLPKRGTVYGFAEDHVDPMLLFAGTEFGAYVSKDGGAHWLKIPGLPTIQVRDIAIQRQADDLVLGTFGRGIFVVDDYSRLRDVTTASLAAPATLYPVKDAISFVRRSPFGGSGKGSQGEAIFSAANPDYGAAITYSLKEALFTSKKEKRLEAQRAAEKAGKPIVYPTPADFIAEAEEEAVVLGASIADASGRVWRVLTLPGSRGAHRVTWDLRAVRWTRRVTAAPRLPRAEAEAAGSVAAVPVAALFRLASTPLRW